The Firmicutes bacterium CAG:345 genome window below encodes:
- a CDS encoding sugar-binding domain protein (product inferred by homology to UniProt), producing MNSKSTGLKSIAYELNLSINTVSRALRDCDDISEATKEKVRQKAYELGYIPNNVSQFIKRDGKKLITVVVNSFKNSYFSIVCEKLVHIISEFNYDFALVYSQKSKLDLDILKQCISQRVDGIITLLEPEDDVIDTARLNNIPLVMLGRNVDKDYIDLVYTDDKLGGQLAAYYLINFHHLDKFVYIKLANAECSRRRFDAFQKAVKELNSDAEIAVINQNQLNTKLIQLIHNQYYGLFCFNDELAYEALKILNKEIPNVRKVLPRLHIVGYDCISTRINGFTDLTSIDFDYDEICHTAVKFLLNRFENIKLEQQKIVFTVKLHQRKYI from the coding sequence ATGAATAGTAAATCCACTGGTTTAAAAAGTATAGCTTACGAATTGAATTTATCTATTAATACAGTTTCAAGGGCTCTTCGTGACTGCGATGACATTTCTGAAGCAACAAAAGAAAAAGTGCGACAAAAAGCTTATGAGCTTGGCTATATTCCTAACAATGTTTCTCAATTCATTAAAAGAGATGGTAAAAAATTAATCACAGTTGTTGTCAATAGTTTTAAAAATTCTTATTTTTCAATTGTCTGCGAAAAATTAGTTCATATTATCTCTGAATTTAATTATGATTTTGCATTGGTCTATTCTCAAAAAAGCAAATTAGATTTAGATATTTTAAAACAATGTATTTCTCAAAGAGTTGATGGAATTATAACACTACTTGAACCTGAAGATGATGTTATTGACACTGCTAGACTTAATAATATTCCTCTTGTAATGCTAGGTAGAAATGTTGATAAAGATTATATAGATCTTGTTTATACTGATGATAAATTAGGCGGTCAGCTCGCAGCCTACTATCTTATAAATTTCCATCACTTAGATAAATTTGTTTATATCAAACTTGCAAATGCTGAATGTTCTAGACGTAGATTTGATGCTTTTCAAAAGGCTGTTAAAGAATTAAATTCTGATGCTGAAATTGCTGTAATTAATCAAAATCAATTAAATACTAAGTTGATTCAATTAATTCATAATCAATATTATGGACTTTTCTGTTTTAATGATGAATTAGCCTATGAAGCATTAAAAATTTTAAATAAAGAAATACCTAATGTAAGAAAAGTTTTACCACGACTTCATATTGTGGGATATGATTGTATTTCTACAAGAATTAATGGTTTTACCGATTTAACATCTATTGACTTTGATTATGATGAAATTTGCCATACTGCTGTAAAATTTCTTCTCAATCGTTTTGAAAATATTAAGCTGGAACAACAGAAAATTGTTTTCACTGTCAAACTTCATCAAAGAAAATATATTTAA
- a CDS encoding glycosyl transferase family 8 (product inferred by homology to UniProt), with translation MIIMNNIINITYSGNNTAFRGILHSILSTIKLYNNVINYYIITADVTDFKSSYAPINEKQIQVIRKAIKEVNPENEVYLFDLTKQYHDTLRFSKNNATEYTPYTLLRLYLDTLPVPDKLLYLDYDTMVCRPIDELFNINIDSYEFAASLDYMGRFWMGPNYINAGVLLLNMKKIKETKVFENARNILMKKWFKMPDQSAIRKYVKDILILEDRFNEQRSIKPKTVVKHFNKGIKWFPFFHIYNYKQWQIDDVHKKLKIFMFDDIYDQYKKLIEEFNFNINGLPKE, from the coding sequence ATGATCATAATGAATAACATAATTAATATAACCTATTCTGGAAATAATACTGCTTTTCGTGGTATTTTACATTCTATTTTATCAACGATAAAATTATATAATAATGTAATTAATTACTATATTATAACTGCTGATGTAACTGATTTTAAAAGTTCTTACGCTCCTATTAATGAAAAGCAAATTCAAGTAATTAGAAAAGCGATTAAAGAAGTTAATCCTGAAAATGAAGTTTACTTATTTGATTTAACAAAACAATACCATGACACTTTACGTTTTAGTAAAAATAATGCAACTGAATATACTCCATATACTCTTTTAAGATTATACTTAGATACATTACCTGTCCCTGATAAGTTATTGTATTTAGATTACGATACCATGGTATGCCGTCCAATAGATGAACTTTTTAATATCAATATTGATAGTTATGAATTCGCTGCAAGCTTAGATTATATGGGAAGATTTTGGATGGGACCAAATTATATTAATGCTGGTGTTTTGCTTTTAAACATGAAAAAAATCAAAGAGACCAAAGTTTTTGAAAATGCTCGCAATATTTTAATGAAAAAATGGTTTAAAATGCCAGATCAAAGTGCAATAAGAAAATATGTAAAAGATATTTTAATCTTGGAAGATCGCTTTAATGAACAAAGAAGCATTAAACCAAAAACCGTTGTAAAACATTTTAATAAAGGTATTAAATGGTTTCCTTTTTTTCATATCTATAATTATAAACAATGGCAGATTGACGATGTTCATAAAAAGCTAAAAATTTTTATGTTTGACGACATTTATGACCAATATAAAAAACTTATTGAAGAATTCAATTTTAATATCAATGGTTTGCCTAAAGAATAA
- a CDS encoding putative uncharacterized protein (product inferred by homology to UniProt) yields the protein MEKNKQEKKAKKKKIGTYILFAAITIFFLVLVLSLNDISAIFNQLKTIDPINLLIAFAFLLVYAILTPATLCILCRSEKVCASWKEIYVIGMTEHFFNGITPFATGGQPFQVYSLNKLKVPPSKSTGILMMNFIITMIVTNAYAACSLMYYEKFISTAQNLQSIAIIGFTMNFLVLLFIIALGTSKKLCSCLIKIFKWLANLKFLKKFLEPKIPSFISYCENAQIAFKEIIHHKSSFIFCIIVKVIAMFFYYAMTFYILRSLHIDVGYDLFFTIICGTSFAVTAVVFLPTPGSSGGIEFAFSIIFTAFISMSDATANAGMLIWRLLSYYLMMIISLGFYIGFEIYLKHKKIPEIETKTTKIENTPNIEFVAKKDDHNE from the coding sequence ATGGAAAAAAACAAACAAGAAAAAAAAGCTAAAAAGAAAAAAATAGGTACATATATCCTTTTCGCAGCAATAACTATTTTCTTTTTGGTTTTAGTCCTATCATTAAATGATATTTCAGCTATTTTCAATCAATTAAAGACAATAGATCCAATTAATCTTTTGATTGCTTTTGCATTTTTACTTGTTTATGCAATTCTAACTCCTGCAACTTTATGCATATTATGTCGTTCTGAAAAAGTTTGCGCTAGTTGGAAAGAGATTTATGTTATTGGCATGACAGAACATTTTTTTAATGGCATAACTCCTTTTGCGACTGGTGGCCAGCCTTTCCAAGTTTATTCTTTAAATAAATTAAAAGTACCCCCAAGTAAATCAACCGGTATTTTAATGATGAATTTCATCATTACAATGATTGTTACAAATGCTTATGCTGCCTGTTCTTTAATGTATTATGAAAAATTTATCAGCACTGCACAAAATCTTCAAAGTATTGCAATAATTGGCTTTACTATGAATTTCTTAGTTTTACTTTTTATTATCGCCTTAGGTACCAGTAAAAAATTATGTTCTTGTCTTATTAAAATTTTTAAATGGCTGGCTAACTTAAAATTCTTAAAAAAATTTTTAGAACCAAAAATTCCTTCGTTTATAAGTTATTGTGAAAATGCTCAAATCGCTTTTAAAGAAATTATCCATCATAAATCTAGTTTTATATTTTGTATTATAGTTAAAGTTATTGCAATGTTCTTCTATTATGCTATGACATTTTATATTCTTCGTTCTCTTCACATCGATGTTGGCTATGATTTATTCTTTACAATAATTTGTGGAACTTCATTTGCTGTTACCGCCGTTGTTTTTTTACCTACTCCTGGATCTTCTGGCGGAATTGAATTTGCATTCAGTATTATTTTTACTGCGTTCATCTCTATGAGTGATGCAACAGCCAATGCTGGAATGTTAATTTGGCGTTTATTAAGTTATTACTTAATGATGATAATCAGCTTAGGTTTTTATATCGGATTTGAAATTTACTTAAAACATAAAAAGATTCCAGAAATTGAAACTAAAACAACAAAAATAGAAAATACTCCAAATATAGAATTTGTCGCAAAGAAAGATGATCATAATGAATAA
- a CDS encoding putative uncharacterized protein (product inferred by homology to UniProt) — MEEKNIDNNLEKLNDKKPIEETQIIMPQKKKGMSKSARKYLIYIILIVSVTALTLYYLLKEDPKAVFDKLASADIRYVLIFVGLILLYAFIGGLNLMILSKQFNPEYKFHQGVINCLIGQFFSNITPFSSGGQFVQVYTFTRQKIKASNAASVLVMQFILFQSGLLLFAIVAFIVGFQRIIGNLGNVTLLGISFSPLVLSIVGFIINTFTIGSLFLLSFCRPLHRLVLNGGINFLAKLHLIKNPEEKRTNLTIQVASFRVEFKRLISNWKVMLLCFSLVIIRLFVNYSMPYFAAKAVGAAMEGKFMDSVWSSSYLAMITSFIPLPGGSGGAEWGFQSLYLGMIGDNALTYSANIIWRGISYYFLTLLGGITFALYRGTPTVSTDKIADTQTFQDLNLTPFIKHRDIKDYDMLEKRYSKMDEKYEKKTEILTNDQVLKSFKRIKRHLKNNDEKLEKEDKLTKKTKKYLKQVIKEAQEIEDSNNDPEIQKAIDGDMAFLNSEREKRRIRKEEKKKKKLEKRNK, encoded by the coding sequence ATGGAAGAAAAAAATATTGATAACAATTTAGAAAAACTAAATGATAAAAAGCCGATTGAAGAAACACAAATAATAATGCCACAGAAGAAAAAAGGCATGAGTAAAAGCGCTCGAAAATATTTAATTTATATAATTTTAATTGTGTCTGTTACAGCTTTGACATTATATTATTTGCTAAAGGAAGATCCAAAAGCAGTATTTGATAAATTAGCTTCAGCAGATATCCGTTATGTTTTAATATTTGTTGGCCTTATTCTTTTGTATGCATTTATCGGCGGATTGAATTTGATGATTTTGTCAAAACAGTTTAATCCTGAGTATAAGTTTCATCAAGGCGTTATCAATTGTTTAATAGGACAATTTTTTTCAAATATTACACCATTTTCAAGCGGTGGACAGTTCGTTCAAGTATATACTTTCACAAGACAAAAAATTAAAGCTAGCAACGCTGCATCTGTTTTGGTAATGCAATTTATTCTGTTTCAATCTGGATTACTTCTTTTTGCTATTGTAGCTTTTATTGTCGGTTTCCAAAGAATAATTGGAAACTTAGGAAATGTTACTTTGTTGGGAATATCATTTTCACCACTAGTTTTATCAATTGTTGGTTTTATAATTAATACTTTTACAATTGGTTCGTTATTTTTACTATCATTTTGTCGACCATTGCATAGATTGGTTTTAAATGGTGGAATTAATTTTCTTGCTAAATTACATCTTATTAAAAATCCTGAAGAAAAAAGAACTAATTTGACTATTCAAGTAGCTTCATTTAGAGTTGAATTTAAAAGATTAATATCTAACTGGAAGGTTATGTTATTATGCTTTTCATTAGTAATTATAAGACTATTTGTAAATTATTCTATGCCATATTTTGCTGCTAAAGCGGTTGGTGCAGCCATGGAAGGTAAATTTATGGATTCAGTTTGGTCTTCATCTTATTTAGCTATGATAACATCTTTTATTCCACTTCCTGGTGGATCTGGTGGTGCCGAATGGGGATTCCAAAGTTTGTATTTAGGAATGATTGGGGACAATGCTTTAACGTATTCAGCAAATATTATTTGGAGAGGAATAAGTTATTATTTTTTAACTTTACTTGGAGGAATAACATTTGCTTTATATAGAGGAACTCCTACAGTATCTACAGATAAAATTGCAGATACTCAAACTTTCCAAGATTTGAATTTAACTCCATTTATTAAGCATCGTGATATCAAAGATTATGATATGTTAGAAAAAAGATATAGTAAAATGGATGAAAAATATGAAAAGAAAACTGAAATTTTAACAAATGATCAAGTATTGAAGAGCTTTAAGCGTATTAAAAGACATTTGAAAAATAATGATGAAAAATTAGAAAAAGAAGATAAACTGACAAAAAAGACTAAAAAGTATTTGAAACAAGTTATTAAAGAGGCACAAGAAATCGAAGATTCTAATAATGATCCAGAAATTCAAAAAGCTATTGATGGAGATATGGCTTTCTTAAATAGCGAAAGAGAAAAGAGAAGAATTCGCAAGGAAGAAAAGAAAAAGAAAAAATTAGAAAAGAGAAATAAATAA
- a CDS encoding regulatory protein RecX (product inferred by homology to UniProt), with protein MRIGIFTDSYPPQINGVATVSALLNKVFKEHGHEVYVITVSNSKLTQPYEVNGNIIGISSKAIKNLYNYRWASIYPRIAARFLASLNLDIIHVQTELTIGIFARLLAKIYSIPIVYTYHTTYEDYTYYVTKGNVPFDKFAKKVVAAFSKTLGNNSTEFTTTSEKTKDLLKTYGVTNFINVIPNGLDLSLFLNKDFKEEIIQYKKDHDLENKFICLLLGRLAQEKSFDVVLKNINAYIQKTNRDDIRVLVVGSGPAEEDLKKIVEESNLKGYVEFLGFVPYERTAFYYYLSDLFISASLTETQGLTFIEAMASGLPVLARFDECLSGVIEDKVNGFFYNTEDEFIKSFDYFFELSEEDKKFMKEKAKSLVVDKYSSEKYYHRMLDVYNRALRKCW; from the coding sequence ATGCGAATAGGTATTTTTACTGATAGTTATCCCCCACAAATAAATGGAGTTGCAACAGTCTCTGCTCTTTTAAATAAAGTTTTTAAAGAACATGGACATGAAGTTTATGTAATCACAGTATCAAATAGTAAATTGACTCAGCCATATGAAGTAAATGGCAATATCATTGGTATTTCAAGTAAAGCCATTAAAAATTTATATAATTATAGGTGGGCTTCAATTTATCCAAGAATTGCTGCGAGATTTTTAGCATCTTTGAATTTAGATATAATACATGTACAAACCGAATTAACAATAGGCATTTTTGCTCGTCTTTTGGCAAAAATATATTCAATTCCAATTGTCTATACTTACCATACGACATATGAGGATTATACTTATTATGTAACTAAAGGAAATGTTCCTTTTGATAAATTTGCTAAAAAAGTTGTTGCTGCTTTTTCTAAAACTTTGGGAAATAATTCTACAGAATTTACAACGACTAGTGAAAAGACCAAAGATTTATTGAAGACATATGGAGTAACAAATTTTATCAATGTTATTCCAAATGGTTTGGATTTATCTTTATTTTTGAATAAAGACTTTAAAGAAGAAATTATTCAATATAAAAAAGATCATGATCTTGAAAATAAGTTCATCTGTCTTTTGCTTGGAAGACTGGCTCAAGAAAAAAGCTTTGATGTTGTTTTGAAAAATATAAACGCATATATTCAAAAGACTAACCGAGATGATATAAGAGTATTAGTTGTTGGCAGCGGACCTGCTGAAGAGGATTTGAAAAAAATAGTTGAGGAAAGCAATTTAAAAGGATATGTTGAATTTTTAGGTTTTGTTCCTTATGAAAGAACAGCTTTTTATTATTATTTATCAGATTTATTTATTTCGGCTTCACTAACTGAAACACAAGGTTTAACATTTATCGAAGCTATGGCAAGTGGTCTACCAGTTTTAGCTAGATTTGATGAATGTCTTTCGGGTGTTATTGAAGACAAAGTCAATGGTTTTTTCTATAATACGGAAGATGAATTTATTAAATCTTTTGACTATTTTTTTGAATTGTCAGAAGAAGATAAAAAATTTATGAAAGAAAAGGCTAAATCTTTGGTTGTGGACAAATATTCAAGTGAAAAATATTATCATCGAATGTTAGATGTTTATAATAGGGCTTTGAGGAAATGCTGGTGA
- a CDS encoding regulatory protein RecX (product inferred by homology to UniProt), protein MKYLIEDIIKKNGKIKIIFQDDIFDISQDNYLRFGYLYPGKELSLEEINDLKKYEDDEKYYQYVKYLNKNYCLSKVELENKLCEKKRIPFSKAKYILDNLENQGVINDKNTIIFRIDDLKMKHFSPQKIKELLVNKYNYSNSLVESIEIELDENEYETSYFLSLLNGNSQYPLKKRKENFQKKLLQKGYTKDQIEEIFQDFNEEFLSSDFSEAVFEKEFQKLNKKYGDMNKAMKQKNIKRELLNIGYPSSYINEALNNLEEEEEDSKIFELAERFYLQAMNRNVSEEKRRNFFIGKLYKLGYTLNEIQDVIREKEYEF, encoded by the coding sequence GTGAAATATTTAATTGAAGATATTATAAAAAAGAATGGAAAAATCAAAATTATTTTTCAAGATGATATATTTGATATCAGTCAAGATAATTATTTGCGTTTTGGATATCTTTATCCTGGAAAAGAATTATCTTTAGAAGAGATAAATGATTTAAAAAAGTATGAAGATGATGAAAAATATTATCAGTATGTTAAATATTTAAATAAAAATTATTGCTTATCTAAAGTTGAGTTAGAGAATAAGCTTTGTGAGAAAAAAAGAATTCCTTTTAGTAAAGCAAAATATATTCTTGATAATTTGGAAAATCAAGGTGTTATAAATGATAAAAATACAATTATTTTTCGTATTGATGATTTGAAAATGAAACATTTTTCACCTCAAAAAATCAAAGAGTTGTTGGTAAATAAATACAATTATTCTAATTCTTTGGTTGAAAGTATTGAAATTGAATTAGATGAAAACGAATATGAAACATCTTATTTTTTGTCTTTATTAAATGGAAATAGTCAATATCCTTTAAAAAAAAGAAAAGAAAATTTTCAAAAAAAATTACTTCAAAAAGGATATACTAAAGATCAAATTGAAGAGATATTTCAGGATTTTAATGAAGAATTTTTATCTTCTGATTTTTCAGAAGCGGTTTTTGAAAAAGAATTTCAAAAACTGAACAAAAAATATGGCGATATGAATAAAGCTATGAAGCAAAAAAATATAAAAAGAGAACTTTTAAATATAGGATATCCTAGTTCATATATAAATGAAGCCTTAAATAATTTAGAAGAGGAAGAAGAGGATAGTAAAATATTTGAATTAGCTGAAAGATTTTATTTGCAAGCGATGAATAGAAATGTTTCTGAAGAGAAAAGAAGGAATTTTTTCATCGGAAAATTATATAAATTAGGTTATACTTTAAATGAAATACAAGATGTTATAAGGGAGAAAGAATATGAATTCTAG
- a CDS encoding 3'-5' exoribonuclease YhaM (product inferred by homology to UniProt): MNSSENNIKNIKKNGGHFSGWLMVKSVETGVTNMSKQYLNITFQDVTGTLDARKWEVYPSDLAILIPGRVVDVEGDIFSYKGQMQMKVLTINDVDQQNVIMEDFTQSSPLPLDFMKAELAADIEKIKNDDVRRIVDYLVKSHYEQYTTYPAAMSFHHAYFGGLLFHSLSICRMAEKVADNYTFLNRDYLIAGSLLHDIGKTIELSGNVSTSYTNEGKLLGHINIGATLIDEAAEQLNIKGEVPLVLEHIILSHHGVPEFGSAVLPRIAEAYVVHELDDLDSRLNMLGDSLATIDGGEFSLKLPGFDGRTFYKIKGTK, translated from the coding sequence ATGAATTCTAGCGAAAATAATATTAAAAATATTAAAAAGAATGGCGGACATTTTTCTGGATGGCTCATGGTTAAAAGCGTGGAAACAGGTGTAACTAATATGAGCAAACAATATTTAAATATTACATTCCAAGATGTCACGGGTACATTAGATGCTAGGAAATGGGAAGTATATCCGAGTGATTTAGCTATTTTGATTCCAGGACGAGTTGTTGATGTTGAAGGAGATATCTTTTCTTATAAAGGTCAAATGCAAATGAAAGTTTTGACAATTAATGATGTTGACCAACAAAATGTAATAATGGAAGATTTTACTCAATCAAGTCCTCTTCCATTAGATTTTATGAAAGCAGAATTAGCTGCTGATATTGAAAAAATCAAGAATGATGACGTTAGAAGAATAGTCGATTATCTTGTTAAATCGCACTATGAGCAATATACAACATATCCAGCAGCTATGAGTTTTCATCATGCATATTTTGGTGGCTTATTATTTCATTCACTATCAATTTGCCGTATGGCAGAAAAAGTTGCTGATAATTATACTTTTTTAAATAGGGATTATTTAATAGCTGGAAGTTTACTTCATGATATAGGAAAAACAATAGAATTGAGTGGCAACGTTTCAACAAGTTATACCAATGAAGGAAAATTGTTAGGACATATAAATATTGGTGCAACACTTATTGATGAGGCTGCTGAACAACTTAATATTAAAGGGGAAGTCCCATTAGTATTAGAACATATTATATTATCTCATCATGGTGTCCCTGAATTTGGATCAGCGGTATTGCCTAGAATTGCTGAAGCGTATGTTGTTCATGAACTTGATGATTTAGATTCTAGACTCAATATGTTAGGTGATAGTTTAGCTACTATTGATGGAGGGGAATTTTCTTTAAAATTACCTGGCTTTGATGGTAGAACATTCTATAAGATTAAAGGAACAAAATAA